GCCTTCCACCTCCATGGCCCGCCGGCCGTCCCGGCTGTAGATGTTGTAGCCTTTGGGAGCAGTGGCCAGGCAAGCCTCTACCACGTGTTCGGGAACCCCGACACGCTCGTTTTTAACCCGGCATCCCGCTGCCTTGAGCATTTTCCGGGCCCCGGCGTGCAGCACGTTGAACCCTACGTTGGACATAACGTCGAAACTTGCACGCCTGATTTCATCCACCTGGTCATCGGTGAGCACCTGCAGGGAAACCGTTCTCTTTTCAACCGCGCTTGACTGAAGCATTGTCCCTCCTGTACAGCGGGAACAACCAATTCACGTATAAATCTGAACGCATGTTCCCGTGCCGTTTTCTGCCTGCCAAAGGTTTCGTGAACTGTTTCTAAGTGGAAAATTCATAGGAAACTTGACGCAATTACATTTCTTCCGCAATTGCGTTCAGAAGTCAAGAAAGGATCAAAATAAAATCATGCCGTGATTTTGTATTTTATGTTGACAAGGGCGAAATTTATCGGTATCTATCTCACTTCTATTGAGCGGGAATAACTCAGTGGTAGAGTGCGACCTTGCCAAGGTCGAAGTCGCGGGTTCAAATCCCGTTTCCCGCTCCATTTTAAAACTGTAAATTCAGTTAGTTAGTGAAATCTTTGAGCTCCAGAATGTTGTTTAGATTCTGAGAGCTCTTTGATTTTTGCGGCCACCACCTTAGCCCTTGACGCTTTCTCCTAATAGTATCTTTCAAATGCTTTTGAGGAATGTCCTGTAGCATCTTTGACCACAATGGACCAGGCCGCTGTGCAGCTTAAAGGAAATGTTAAAGAGCTTGCTTTGTTTAGCGGCGTATATTGTCAAGGTATCTTAACATGGCCGCTTTGGCTGTCGTGAAAATTAAAAAAAATGTTTATCCTATCCTGATGCTGGTGTAATGACATATATAGACTGAACCGAGATAGCGAGCACAGTCCCTGCAGCTTGCTGCAGGGTAAGCGAGCGAATCATAATTGATAGAATTCCTTACGGTGAAGATTCCCCTTAAGCTTGCTGCGGGGAGTGTTCAATCACTCCTGAAGCATATTAGAAAATTACGATGCAACGCCGTTCGAAATGTTAAAAGATAGGAAGAAATATGGCTAAACGCATTTTCAGAACAAAATTGTGTGACCTGTTGGACATTGAATATCCCATTCTGAGTGCCGGCATGGGACCTAGCCTCATCGGTGAAAAAACCGGTGCACCAGTGGAACTTGTGGTGGCCGTATCAGAAGCCGGCGGTCTGGGAGTGCTTGGAGCGGCTGGTTTTACAGTAGAAGAAATGCAGGAACATATCCGGGAGATTAAAAAGCAGACAGACAAACCTTTTGGGGTTGATCTGCTGCTTCCCCGGGCGATCGTAGAGGCAGGGGATCAGCCCTTTAAGAAAGGCGTCACCTTTGCATTGGCCGACATAATCAAAACCCTGCCTCAGAAGCATTTTGATCTTATCTTAAAGGTGCAGCAGGAGATGCTTTTGCCGGAGATTACGTCAAGGACTCCGTCAGGCAGCACCGTCACCCGACCTCATGCCGCAGTCAGGATTTGCATAGAAGAAAAGGTACCTTTGTTCTGCTCGGGATTGGGGAATCCTGGTTTTATGGTGCCCGACGCCCACGCTGCCGGTATAAAGGTGCTGGGCATTTCGGGAAATACGAAGAATGCGCGACGCATAGCCCAATCAGGCGCGGACTTGGTGGTTGCTCAAGGGCATGAGGGCGGCGGTCACACCGGACGCATTGGTTCTATGGCTTTGTGGCCTCAGGCAGCAGATGCTGTGGCTCCGACGCCTCTGCTTGCAGCGGGCGGCATCGGCGACGGACGCGGCCTGGCGGCTGCTTTGGCGTGCGGCTGTGTGGGTGTCTGGGTCGGCACGCGTTTTCTGGCCTCTGAAGAGGGGGGTGCCTTGCCGATTCAGAAAGAGACTATTGTCGAGGCGACTGATGAAGACACCCGTCGGTCTTACCTGTACACAGGAAAAACGTCGCGCGCTATCTACAATCGATTGCATGATCTCTGGGAGAATTCGGGACTTGAGCCTCTGCCGTTTCCGCAGCAGGTCCTGTTTGCTTCCGCTCTCGCGGAGATGTTCAACAACGCAGAAAAAAAGGAGTTCATGGGCCCTTTTTCAGGGCAGGTTTCCGGGTTGATTAAAGAGATAAAACCTGCCGCGGTCATTCTTGAGGAGATGGTGGAAGAGGCCGCGGACATTTTGGCACGCAAACTGCCGGCGGACGTCATGATTGGCTGATTTGAGCCTGATGGCCAATTGAGAAAAAGAGACGTTTATTTGATGCCTTAGAGTTGTAAAATTCCAAAAAAGCGGCAGTGTCAGCCTTTGGTGGATTGACTCACTATGTAAAATTTCTTTATGAAGCGCAGGAAAAAGGGATGTTATGGGCCGAAATCTACCGCCCTGGGGCCGAATTTATGATGTATGGAAGCGATAAAGAGAAAAATATACTCGACGCCACCATCCAGGCAGGTAAGGAAATCGTGGAGGCTCATAGGGTTTCTCCGGAAACATTGGCACGTATACAACAACCGTTGACGAATAATGTTTCTGAACTTATATTAATTGCGAACTGCTGGTGGAAGACCTGCATCACCGAAGGGGTAACCTCAAAAAAATTTGTGGACGAAGAGATGATTCCCAGGCGCGATTCAATCGAAACTTTTTTGCTCCTGATGACAACGGGATTTGATCCTGAGGCTGCAGGCGATATAAAAGCAACCTTGCAGTTTGAATTTACAGGCGGTGTGGAAGGCTCATGCTACGTTATCATCGCAGATTGAACGGTCAAAGCAAAGGAAGGGAAATCAGAAAAACCGGACCTAAAAAAATATGGTAAAATAAACTATATTGTGTAATGACACATCACAAAAAGTTTAAGATTTTTGGCATCTATCTGTACCTTTGTGGGTGCCAATCTTGACAAAATTTTTCGAATTATATATGCGTCCTTTGCCATCTTCAACTCACATTTGACTCTTAAACAGATAAAATTACAAAAGGGGGAAACTGATGAAAAAAATATTGATAGCCATAGTCATTTGCCTTGTAGCAACCAGTGCCTTTGCTGAAGGCAGCAAACCATTTCAAGCTAGTCTGGTTCCGGATGTTGCTATCCATTCGCGAGATACCCGCATCAACGGATTCACACTGAATATCTGGGGTGAAAATCCACAGAGCGCATTCGCATTAGGGTTCGTTAACGGTTCCACCGGTGACAGCAAGGGGTTTTCCTGGGGTTTGGTCAACTATGCCCAAAACTATGCCGGTGTCGAGTGGGCCTGGGTCAATTGGGCATCCGAAAGCTTTACCGGTTGGCAATCTGGTATTTTCAACTATGCCGGCAAGTTGACAGGCCTCCAGTTAGGCTGGGTCAACTACGCCAAAAGCGCACAGTCAGGTGTTCAAATCGGTCTTGTCAACATCATTAATGAAAACCAGTGGTTCAAAGGCCTCCCGCAGGAACTGGCCAAGGGTATGGTCTTCGTCAACTGGCGATTCTAATAGCATGTAAAGATCTTTAAGATTAGGTGGTTGGCTTGGTACAAGCTATCTCGAAGCTGATGGAGAAGATTTCTTCAACACGTTTGTGTCAACCGCACCGGATGGCAAAGTTGCAGGGTGGGGGACCTAATTCTCATCCCCCACTCAGCACCTATTTGCGAATTAGAAGAACGTTTTATTCTGTCATTCAAAGAGTAATTTATAAAAAGCCGCACTTTGATGCCTCATGCCAGTTTCATGATGTTTTCAGGTTTTTTAGAGTACCACCACCGACATAAAATTGAGCCCACTTGCATTTTCATGTTATCATAAAGACAGTCGGCCAGA
The nucleotide sequence above comes from Deltaproteobacteria bacterium. Encoded proteins:
- a CDS encoding nitronate monooxygenase produces the protein MAKRIFRTKLCDLLDIEYPILSAGMGPSLIGEKTGAPVELVVAVSEAGGLGVLGAAGFTVEEMQEHIREIKKQTDKPFGVDLLLPRAIVEAGDQPFKKGVTFALADIIKTLPQKHFDLILKVQQEMLLPEITSRTPSGSTVTRPHAAVRICIEEKVPLFCSGLGNPGFMVPDAHAAGIKVLGISGNTKNARRIAQSGADLVVAQGHEGGGHTGRIGSMALWPQAADAVAPTPLLAAGGIGDGRGLAAALACGCVGVWVGTRFLASEEGGALPIQKETIVEATDEDTRRSYLYTGKTSRAIYNRLHDLWENSGLEPLPFPQQVLFASALAEMFNNAEKKEFMGPFSGQVSGLIKEIKPAAVILEEMVEEAADILARKLPADVMIG